The genomic window TACTTTCAGTTAAATAAACTAGATCGAGATCTGATAGCCCAAACTCTTTTAATAGAAAGCCTACAGGAGAATAACGTGGCTCTTTTTCAACATTTACATCGATATAAACACCTTTAGCTATCTCCCCAGAAAATAAGTATTCTCTTAGTTTTATTAACAACTCAGTTTTCTCCATCTTTTTCCCCCTTACACGACTCTTTAGTTAAAGGTTGTTTTCGTAAAGTTTATTGCTTAAGTGAACACTAAGATTTCACTACTTATTTAGTAAGCATTGCTCTTTTCTTACTTATTTTACTGGGTGAATTCTTCAACTAAGGGATTTTTCTAATTATCTTTGGTTAAATAGCAACAAGTTTTTTTGTGCGACGAGTAACCGCAGGAGCAATGTTTACGAAAAGAGCCTAGTTAAAATATAGCAATAAAATTCTAATAATTCAATTTATTATACAAAAAAGTATGAAAAGAAAAATTTTCCCATCATACTTTTTTAAAAGATAAGAATGTATAAAATTTCAACGTAATAACTGTCTAGCTCCACCGCCCAGCCCCTCGAGGTCAAATAACCTTCGAGAATAAAAGTGAAAGAGCACACTTTTTTTCTCGAAGAACATTTGCTAGTCGGGGCTTAACAGGGCGCTTGCGCTTTTCTTAATAGTGTGAACTAACTATATAATTTCTGCAGCACCTTTTCCAGCTGTATAGCCTGTAGAAAAGGCAACCGTGATATTATAACCACCTGTATAGCCATGGATATCTAATACCTCTCCACAAAAGAACAGGCCTTTCATTAATTTAGATTCCATTGTTTTGGGATTTATTTCTTTAACAGAAACTCCACCACCTGTAACGAAAGCTTTTTCTATAGAAAGCGTCCCATTAACATTGAAAGCAAAATGTTTGATGAGTGCCGCAAGCTGTCGAAGAGAATCATTTGAGACAGTAGCAAAAGTTTGGTTCGGGTCTATCGTTGCCTTTTCTAAATAGAAGTGTAGAAGGCGTTCAGTCATGTATCCTTTAAGGCCGTTTTTTACTGACTTTTTCTCACCTTCCTTTGCTATGTTCTTTAATTCTTGGAACACTTCCTCGCTATTTTTCTGTGGGAAAAGATCACTACTCATTTCTATTTGATCAACCTTGAATTTTTTTAAGGCCTTTACAACATACTGACTACATCGAAGGGCGATTGGACCTGAAACCCCAAAATGGGTAAAAATCATGTCACCTTCATGACGAATAATGGTTTTCCCTTTTGGATTAATTACAGAAAGGCCAACGTCTCGCAGTGATATTCCTTGGAGGACTTTTTCCTTGATGAATCGTTCATTTGATGTAATAGGTACTTCAGTAGGAAATAGATCAGTAATGGTGTGTCCAGCCTTTATAGCCCAAGGATAGCCATCACCAGTGCTACCAGTATGAGGCACGCTCTTTCCACCTACAGCAACAATGACGGCTTTACTTTTAATATCTTTTCCATCTTCTGTTTTAATCCCTACTACTTTCCCATCTTCATAACGGACAGTTTTGACTGGTGTATTTGTCCACATCTGCACATTCGAGTCTCGGAGTTTTTTTAACAAAGTATCTACAACGGTAGATGCTTTATCACTAATCGGAAACATCCGACCACGATCTTCTTCCTTTAGTTTAATTCCTAGTTTTTCAAAAAAAAGAATAATATCCTCATTATTAAAGACGGAGAACGGACTATACATAAATCTCCCGTTCCCTGGAATATGAGCAATTAACTCTTTTTCATCCATTCGGTTCGTAACATTGCAACGCCCCCCACCAGAAATCGCTAGTTTTCTACCTAATTTGTCTCCCTTGTCTACAAGAAGAACTTTAGCACCATGCTGACTAGCAGAAATAGCTGCCATTAGCCCTGAAGGACCGCCACCAATTACAATAACATCATACATATGTATCCACCTACCAGATTCCTTCTAATTAATTTACGTATTATAACATAGTATTTCCACTCTAGCTAAGTCTAGCCTGTTAATGAAGATGCCTGACATTTAGATAGGCACTACCCTAAAAGCTTCAATCTGCAAGTAAAATTTTTAAAAACTTTAGGTCGTCTTCTTGAGATGAAAAGAGCCGTAGAGACAAATTCATTTGTTTCTACGGCTAACATTAAGAAAAAGCAGCGACCATACAAGGATGACCGCTGCATTATGATTGGTTCTGGAGTCTAGCAATTGGCATGAAGCGCATCTAAACTAGTCTTAGAAGATATTTTAAAAATGATATTCAATTTGATCTTCGTATTTAGCTAACAGCTCATTGCGGATTTTCTCAACCTCGCTCTGAACGTCCTCTGGTTGCAATGATTGGAAATCAATAAACTCAGCTAGATAGTTATTTGCGATTAACTTTTTACGTAATCCATCTCTCCATATTGTTTCAATATATTCCTCTGGTGAAATGTTGTATAATTCACTTTTAGCATTTAGAAAAGAAATTGCTTCCTGGTCGTATTCAAAAAGTTGTTGTGTTTGGTTTACTAATGCATCTAGATCAAACTGATCAAAGCTAATTCCAGCTTGTTCTGCTTCTACCAACATCATCTCTTGAAACAATAAATCTTTTGCAGCATCTTCCAAAGTCTCTTCAGGTGTAACACGTGCATTTTCTGCATCTTTTTCTGTAATTGTTTCATCTAAAAACGTGATTAATGTACCTTCAGTATTTGACCCGCCACAAGCTACTAGGAAACTAAGTAGAAAACAGGTAAGTAGGTAACCTATTTTTTTCATTATTTATCACTCCAATCTAAATTGTATAAGGCTCATTTCGTAATCATTGTTTAGAATTAAAACAAATTGGTTGCTCGATATACAAGTTGTAGTTAGAAAAAGAGCCCTGAAAACTTGAAATATTGGTATAACCTATTTATTTGAACTACAACAA from Anaerobacillus sp. CMMVII includes these protein-coding regions:
- a CDS encoding NAD(P)/FAD-dependent oxidoreductase — translated: MYDVIVIGGGPSGLMAAISASQHGAKVLLVDKGDKLGRKLAISGGGRCNVTNRMDEKELIAHIPGNGRFMYSPFSVFNNEDIILFFEKLGIKLKEEDRGRMFPISDKASTVVDTLLKKLRDSNVQMWTNTPVKTVRYEDGKVVGIKTEDGKDIKSKAVIVAVGGKSVPHTGSTGDGYPWAIKAGHTITDLFPTEVPITSNERFIKEKVLQGISLRDVGLSVINPKGKTIIRHEGDMIFTHFGVSGPIALRCSQYVVKALKKFKVDQIEMSSDLFPQKNSEEVFQELKNIAKEGEKKSVKNGLKGYMTERLLHFYLEKATIDPNQTFATVSNDSLRQLAALIKHFAFNVNGTLSIEKAFVTGGGVSVKEINPKTMESKLMKGLFFCGEVLDIHGYTGGYNITVAFSTGYTAGKGAAEII